From the genome of Hyperolius riggenbachi isolate aHypRig1 chromosome 9, aHypRig1.pri, whole genome shotgun sequence, one region includes:
- the LOC137533488 gene encoding olfactory receptor 5AR1-like — MNCSDQTSTDKFILLGLSDLPYFQVIYFLLFLAIYIVTVFGNLLLVLVVRINPCLQTPMYFFLSILSIIDLGFSSSIAPKILVDTLSKDRSISLWGCAAQMFFSLALGETECILLAIMAYDRFAAICRPLHYNTIMNQKLCLSLVAGTWSFCCINASIHVALLFDIPYFQSHHINHFFCEIPPLLHISCRDTRLNEVLVYVSAVIIVICSSLLTVISYFNIISTVLKIRSAHGRKKAFSTCGSHFTVVTLYYGTIMFMYMRPPSAHSPETDKTVSILYTAVTPMLNPFIYSMRNKDVKQTVKKHFLPYFFSNLIISKKEVFTKSVPSHTS, encoded by the coding sequence ATGAACTGCTCAGACCAGACATCGACAGACAAATTCATCCTTCTTGGTCTATCGGATCTCCCTTACTTCCAGGTAATTTATTTCCTCCTGTTCCTTGCAATCTACATAGTAACAGTGTTTGGAAATCTCCTTCTTGTTTTGGTGGTGAGAATCAACCCATGTCTTCAAACTCCTATGTACTTTTTTCTGAGTATTCTCTCCATTATTGACTTAGGTTTTTCCTCCAGTATTGCTCCCAAAATCCTGGTCGACACTCTATCCAAAGACAGAAGCATCTCCTTATGGGGTTGTGCTGCCCAAATGTTCTTTTCCTTAGCATTAGGGGAAACAGAGTGCATTCTGCTTGCTATTATGGCTTATGACCGGTTTGCCGCCATTTGTAGACCGCTGCACTACAATACTATAATGAACCAGAAGTTGTGCTTGAGTTTAGTGGCTGGAACATGGAGCTTTTGCTGCATAAATGCCTCCATTCATGTTGCTCTGCTCTTTGATATACCTTACTTTCAGTCCCACCATATTAATCATTTCTTTTGTGAGATTCCTCCTTTATTACATATATCTTGCCGAGATACAAGACTTAATGAGGTGCTAGTCTATGTATCAGCAGTGATTATAGTTATATGCTCCTCCTTGCTTACAGTCATTTCATATTTTAACATCATCTCAACAGTCTTGAAGATCCGTTCCGCACATGGAAGGAAAAAAGCCTTCTCCACCTGTGGCTCCCACTTCACTGTCGTCACTCTGTATTATGGGACCATTATGTTCATGTACATGAGACCTCCATCAGCTCACTCCCCAGAGACGGACAAGACTGTGTCCATCCTTTATACAGCAGTGACTCCAATGTTAAATCCTTTTATCTACAGTATGAGGAATAAGGATGTTAAGCAGacagtaaaaaaacattttttgcccTATTTCTTTAGCAATCTAATCATATCTAAAAAAGAAGTCTTCACGAAATCAGTCCCTAGCCATACCTCATGA